A single window of Anomaloglossus baeobatrachus isolate aAnoBae1 chromosome 5, aAnoBae1.hap1, whole genome shotgun sequence DNA harbors:
- the LOC142312372 gene encoding uncharacterized protein LOC142312372, with product MDRDRDKMAERILHLTLEILFRLTGEDYTVVKKTSIERCQAPVSEGWGRPLSPITGPPPHPPIHEDINEQKILELTYKMIELLTGEVPIRCQDVTVYFSMEEWEYLEGHKDRYKDIMMEVPQPLTSPVLSSKRTTPERCPRPLLPQDCKQEDPDVPQDHQGEDLINVNIIETYVRGDELCKEEIPIDNRPDNYTRNSDVIADDRNITQDILEEPVSTPDIPSAHLSKDPSSYVCIPSPSDSSQIVKQKITKKSNFVDHQKVFTREEPYTCSDCETSFTNELDLDAHYRIHTGEKTISSLECGKQKLDFVHHKAHTGEKPFSCSEHWNIFNQKSGLVAHQRTHTEDKPYSCLECEKFFSLKSNRVDHQKAVTGDKPHSCPDCGKCFTKKSDLVIHQRVHTGEKPFSCLECGKCFSQKSNLFTHQKIHTGEKPYSCSECVKCFSQKSNLLKHQIIHIKERPFSCSECGKCFTKRTNLVRHQRSHTEDKPFSCSECGKCFTKKANFIRHQRSHADQKPFLCLECGKCFSQKSNLVTHQRSHIEKTF from the exons ATGGATagagacagggacaagatggcggagaggatattacacctcaccctagagatcctcttccgacttactggagag GATTACACAGTGGTGAAGAAGACCTCTATTGAGCGCtgccaggcccctgtgtctgagggatggggaagacccctgagcccaatcacggggcctccacctcaccccccaatacatgaggacatcaatgagcagaagatcctagaactcacctacaagatgattgagctgctgactggagag gttcctataaggtgtcaggacgtcaccgtctatttctccatggaggagtgggagtatttagaaggacacaaggatcggtacaaggacatcatgatggaggttccccagcccctcacatcaccag ttctatccagtaagaggacaacaccagagagatgtccccgtcctcttctcccacaggactgtaaacaagaagatcccgatgttcctcaggaccatcag ggtgaagatctgatcaATGTTAATATtatagagacatatgtgaggggtgatgagctgtgtaaagaggagattcctatagATAATCGCCCAG ATAATTATACCAGAAACTCAGATGTTATCGCAGATGATCGTAACATCACACAAGATATACTTGAAGAGCCTGTCAGTACCCCAGACATACCTTCAGCCCATCTCAGCAAAGATCCATCGTCATATGTTTGCATACCAAgtccttctgattcatcacagattgTTAAACAAAAAATCACCAAGAAATCAAATTTTGTTGACCATCAAAAAGTTTTCACTAGGGAGGAGCCTTATACATGTTCAGATTGTGAGACATCTTTTACCAATGAATTGGATCTTGATGCCCAttacagaattcacacaggggaaaaaactATTTCAAGCTTAGAATGTGGTAAACAGAAATTAGATTTTGTTCATCATAaagctcacacaggggagaagccattttcatgctctgaACATTGGAATATTTTTAACCAGAAATCAGGTTTagttgcacatcagagaactcacacagaagacaaaccatattcatgtttagaatgtgagaaATTTTTTAGCTTGAAATCAAATCGTGTTGACCATCAAAAAGCAGTCACTGGGGACAAGCCACATTCATgtccagattgtgggaaatgttttactaagaaatcggatcttgttatacatcaaagagttcacacaggggagaaaccattttcttgtttagaatgtgggaaatgttttagccagAAATCCAATCtttttacacatcagaaaattcacacaggagagaagccatattcatgttcagagtgtgtaaAATGTTTTAGCCAGAAATCAAATCTTCTTAAACATCAGATAATTCACATAAAGGAgagaccattttcatgttcagagtgtggaaaatgttttaccaagagaacaaatcttgttagacatcagagaagtcacacagaggataagccgttttcatgttctgaatgtgggaaatgttttactaagaAAGCAAATTTTATAAGACACCAGAGAAGTCACGCAGatcagaagccatttttatgtttagaatgtgggaaatgttttagccaaaaatcaaaccttgttacacatcaaagaagtCACATAGAGAAGACATTTTAA